From a single Oncorhynchus tshawytscha isolate Ot180627B linkage group LG33, Otsh_v2.0, whole genome shotgun sequence genomic region:
- the LOC112233461 gene encoding zinc finger protein Gfi-1b-like isoform X1, producing MPRSFLVKNKRCTSYNVHQSHEDEAEPRDPAFTEPKSPESPVSPQSLGQPTHPDPYSYMKNEQEPEWPVPFHPDPTGQPVTRAPPPYYLSEAHMAELPAYYKPSYTWDSVPAPYDLCPMGFPPSLLQHSSSLFGVKVSQSPEPQQPLDCSTHYYPTSGTYHCITCDKVFSTPHGLEVHVRRSHSGTRPFGCSICRKTFGHAVSLEQHMNVHSQKRSFECKMCGKTFKRSSTLSTHLLIHSDTRPYPCQYCGKRFHQKSDMKKHTYIHTGEKPHKCQVCGKAFSQSSNLITHSRKHTGFKSFGCEICAKGFQRKVDLRRHHESQHGLK from the exons ATGCCACGATCCTTTTTGGTGAAAAACAAGAGGTGCACATCTTACAATGTGCACCAATCTCACGAAGATGAAGCCGAACCGAGGGACCCGGCATTTACAG AACCAAAGAGTCCAGAGTCTCCAGTCAGTCCTCAGTCACTGGGTCAGCCCACTCATCCCGACCCCTATTCTTACATGAAAAATGAACAGGAGCCTGAATGGCCAGTCCCCTTTCACCCTGACCCAACAGGACAACCTGTTACCCGTGCTCCTCCACCATACTACTTATCAG AGGCTCACATGGCAGAGCTCCCTGCATACTACAAGCCCTCCTACACCTGGGACTCTGTACCTGCGCCCTATGACCTTTGTCCGATGggcttccccccctccctcctgcagcactccagcagCCTGTTTGGGGTTAAAGTCAGCCAAAGCCCTGAACCCCAGCAACCTCTGGACTGCAGCACACACTACTACCCCACCTCGGGAACTTATCACTGCATCACCTGTGACAAG GTGTTCTCAACCCCTCATGGTTTGGAGGTGCATGTCAGACGCTCCCACAGCGGGACCAGACCATTCGGCTGCAGCATCTGCAGGAAAACCTTTGGTCATGCTGTCAGTCTGGAGCAACACATGAACGTTCACTCACAG AAAAGAAGTTTTGAATGCAAGATGTGTGGAAAGACATTCAAGcgctcctccaccctctccacccATCTACTCATCCACTCCGACACCAGGCCCTACCCTTGTCAGTACTGTGGAAAGAGGTTCCACCAGAAGTCAGACATGAAGAAACACACCTACATCCacacag GTGAGAAGCCCCACAAATGCCAGGTGTGTGGCAAGGCATTTAGCCAGAGCTCCAACCTCATCACACACAGTCGTAAACACACAGGCTTTAAGTCCTTTGGCTGTGAGATCTGTGCCAAGGGCTTCCAACGCAAGGTGGACCTCCGCAGACACCATGAGAGCCAGCATGGCCTGAAGTGA
- the LOC112233461 gene encoding zinc finger protein Gfi-1b-like isoform X2 has protein sequence MCTNLTKMKPNRGTRHLQEPEWPVPFHPDPTGQPVTRAPPPYYLSEAHMAELPAYYKPSYTWDSVPAPYDLCPMGFPPSLLQHSSSLFGVKVSQSPEPQQPLDCSTHYYPTSGTYHCITCDKVFSTPHGLEVHVRRSHSGTRPFGCSICRKTFGHAVSLEQHMNVHSQKRSFECKMCGKTFKRSSTLSTHLLIHSDTRPYPCQYCGKRFHQKSDMKKHTYIHTGEKPHKCQVCGKAFSQSSNLITHSRKHTGFKSFGCEICAKGFQRKVDLRRHHESQHGLK, from the exons ATGTGCACCAATCTCACGAAGATGAAGCCGAACCGAGGGACCCGGCATTTACAG GAGCCTGAATGGCCAGTCCCCTTTCACCCTGACCCAACAGGACAACCTGTTACCCGTGCTCCTCCACCATACTACTTATCAG AGGCTCACATGGCAGAGCTCCCTGCATACTACAAGCCCTCCTACACCTGGGACTCTGTACCTGCGCCCTATGACCTTTGTCCGATGggcttccccccctccctcctgcagcactccagcagCCTGTTTGGGGTTAAAGTCAGCCAAAGCCCTGAACCCCAGCAACCTCTGGACTGCAGCACACACTACTACCCCACCTCGGGAACTTATCACTGCATCACCTGTGACAAG GTGTTCTCAACCCCTCATGGTTTGGAGGTGCATGTCAGACGCTCCCACAGCGGGACCAGACCATTCGGCTGCAGCATCTGCAGGAAAACCTTTGGTCATGCTGTCAGTCTGGAGCAACACATGAACGTTCACTCACAG AAAAGAAGTTTTGAATGCAAGATGTGTGGAAAGACATTCAAGcgctcctccaccctctccacccATCTACTCATCCACTCCGACACCAGGCCCTACCCTTGTCAGTACTGTGGAAAGAGGTTCCACCAGAAGTCAGACATGAAGAAACACACCTACATCCacacag GTGAGAAGCCCCACAAATGCCAGGTGTGTGGCAAGGCATTTAGCCAGAGCTCCAACCTCATCACACACAGTCGTAAACACACAGGCTTTAAGTCCTTTGGCTGTGAGATCTGTGCCAAGGGCTTCCAACGCAAGGTGGACCTCCGCAGACACCATGAGAGCCAGCATGGCCTGAAGTGA